The Rhizobium sp. WSM4643 genome contains the following window.
TTCGAGCGCTCGGGCGAAATTCATCGCCATGGCCTCGGGATCCTTCAACAGATAGGGATCGAGATCGGTCGCGTCGAAGCCGGCCTTTTCGCCATTTTTTTGGCCGCCATTCTCCTGCTTGCTGTCGGTCACCATTTCCTCCGGCGGCAGCACCACTCTTTTTATCCATTCGTTGTACATCGTGATCGAACGAGAAAACAAGTTCCACCCGCATCGGCTCATGCTATTGCTTTGTGGCTGCGACAAATTTAACAGTCGAGCAGTCAGAACTGGATTTTTGAGGCATGACAAAGAACGGCATTCGGCGCATCGCAATCCTCAACCGCACCGCACTGATCTGCGCCGCGGCGGCGATGGCGCTTGCCGGATGCAATCTGACGGCGGAACAAAAGGCCGCAGCTGCCGCTAAGCGGGCGGCGCCGACCGCCGTCGTCATGCCGGCCACCAAGGGCGAGGCGGCCGAGGGTGGTCTTGCAAAATACCCGGACGGCTATCCGAGTTTCGGTGCGCCGCTGACGGCTGCCAATGTCCAGATGAGTGACGAGCAAGCAGCCGAACTGCAGCATCAGCTGACGGCACTTGCCGCTCGGCGTAAGGCCGGCACGATCTCGGAAGCCGAATATCAGGCCAAGGTCGCCGAAATGCGGCGTCTCGCCGCCGAGCACGGTGCCGATACACTCTCCGAAATCTCCAAATAGACCTTGCCTTTCAGGCAATTTGGACGCAAAGCCATTCCGAATGGATCGGAAGATACAATTTTTCCGATAAAGCGCGTTACGCGGCCTTTCCGTCAAAGATTCGCCGCGTCACTTGGGTCTGATGAACACGGCGTTGCGATTCTGAAGTTCGTGTCGCAGCCGCCGGAAGACGGAACGAACTTCGACTGCGGCCCGAAATGCCGCCTTTCCATGGGGAATGAGATGGAAGAGTTTCACAAAGTCCGGCGTTTGCCGCCTTACGTTTTCGAACAGGTCAACCGTTTGAAAGCAAGCGCGCGAGCGGGCGGCGCCGATATCATCGATCTCGGCATGGGAAACCCAGACCTCCCCACTCCCCAGTCGATCGTCGACAAGCTGTGCGAGGTCGTGCAGGATCCGCGCACGCACCGCTATTCCTCTTCCAAGGGCATTCCGGGCCTGCGCCGCGCCCAGGCCGCCTATTATGCCCGTCGTTTTGGTGTCAAGCTCAACCCGGATACCCAGGTGGTCGCCACCTTGGGCTCCAAGGAAGGGTTCGCCAATATGGCGCAGGCGATTACGGCGCCGGGCGACGTGATCCTCTGCCCGAACCCCACCTATCCGATCCACGCCTTCGGCTTCCTGATGGCGGGCGGCGTGATCCGTTCCATGTCGGTGGAGCCGGATGCGAGCTTCTTCGAACCGCTGGAACGTGCCGTCCGGCATTCGATCCCGAAGCCCTTGGCGCTGATCCTCAACTACCCCTCGAATCCGACGGCTTTTGTCGCGACGCTCGATTTCTACAAGGACGTCATCGCCTTTGCGAAAAAGCACGACATCATCGTGCTTTCCGACCTTGCCTATTCGGAAATTTACTTCAACGGCGCCCCGCCGCCCTCGGTTCTTGAAGTGCCGGGCGCGATGGACGTGACCGTCGAGTTCACCTCGATGTCGAAGACTTTCTCCATGCCCGGCTGGCGCATGGGCTTTGCCGTCGGCAACGAGCGGCTGATCGCGGCGCTTACCCGCGTCAAGTCCTATCTCGACTACGGCGCCTTCACGCCGATCCAGGTGGCGGCGACGCATGCGTTGAACGGCGATGGTTCCGACATTGCGGAAGTCCGCAACGTCTATAAACGCCGCCGCGACGTCATGGTCGAAAGCTTCGGCAAGGCTGGGTTCGAGGTGCCGCCGCCGGCTGCGACGATGTTCGCCTGGGCGAAGATCCCGGAAAAGTTCCGTCATCTCGGTTCGCTGGAATTCTCCAAGCTGCTGGTCGAGAAGGCCGACGTCGCCGTTGCGCCGGGCATCGGCTTCGGCGAAATGGGCGACGACTACGTCCGTCTGGCACTTGTCGAGAACGAACACCGCATCCGCCAGGCTGCGCGCAACATCAAGAAGTTCATGTCGACGGCAGACGAGACGATGCACAACGTGATCTCGCTGAACGCCCACCGCTAATCCAACCGTTGGGCAGCCGCGTTCGGCGGCTGCCGCCACACAGACATTTCAGGATCGATCCATGGCAGATGCCCTCAAAATCGGCATTGCGGGCTTGGGCACCGTTGGCGCCTCGCTTGTCCGTATCATTCAGCAGAAAAGCAACGAGCTTGCCGTCACCTGCGGGCGTCCGATCACCATCACGGCGGTCTCCGCGCGTGACAAGGCGAGGGACCGCGGCATCGATCTTTCCACCGTTACCTGGTTCGACCGGCCGGAAGAGCTTGCCGAAAAAGGCGATATCGACGTCTTCGTCGAGCTGATGGGTGGCGCCGAAGGGGCGGCCAACGTTTCGGTGCGTACGGCACTCCAACGTGGTCTCCATGTGGTGACAGCCAACAAGGCGCTGCTTGCCTATCACGGCGTCGAGCTTGCGACGATCGCCGAGGAGAAGGGTTCGCTGCTGAACTTCGAGGCGGCAGTCGCCGGCGGCATTCCGGTCATCAAGGCGCTGCGTGAATCGCTGACGGGCAATTCCGTCTCGCGCATCTATGGCATCATGAACGGCACCTGCAATTACATCCTGACCAAGATGGAGAAGGAGGGGCTTTCCTTCGCCGAATGCCTCAAGGAAGCGCAGCAGCTGGGTTATGCCGAGGCCGATCCAGCCTTCGATATCGAGGGCAACGACACGGCCCATAAGCTTTCCATCCTGACGACGCTCGCCTTCGGCAATCAGATCGCCGCCGACGACATCTATCTCGAAGGCATCACCAACATCTCGATCGAGGATATCCACGCTGCCGCCGAGCTCGGCTATCGCATCAAGCTCTTAGGCGTTGCCCAGCGCACCGATACCGGCATCGAGCAGCGCGTCCATCCCACAATGGTGCCAGTCGATTCGGTCATCGCCCAGGTCGACGGCGTCACCAATGCGGTGGCGATCGAATCCGACGTGCTCGGCGAACTGCTGATGGTCGGCCCGGGCGCCGGCGGCAACGCGACGGCCTCGTCCGTGCTCGGCGATATCGCCGATATTGCCAAGAGCCAGCCAGGCGCCCAGCGCGTGCCGGTGCTCGGCCATCCCGCAGCGACGCTGGAACCCTACCGCAAGGCGCAGATGCAGAGCCACGAGGGCGGCTATTTCATCCGCCTGACCGTGCTCGACCGCACCGGCGTCTTTGCCAGCGTCGCAACCCGCATGGCGGAAAACAACATCTCGCTGGAATCGATCGTCCAGCGCTCCAAGCAGCACCTGGCGCCATCGCACCACCAGACGATCATTCTCGTCACCCATGCGACGATGGAAGAGTCGGTGCGCAAGGCGGTCGCCTCGATCAAGTCGGAAGGTTACCTCTTCGGCGAACCGCAGGTGATTCGCATCGAGCGGCCAAAAGAGGAAGGTTGAACTCTTTTTTGCCACAATCCGGGATGGCTGACCCGCTCTGTGCACGCAGAGCGGGTTTTTTTATTGCCTGTTTAACCGCTCTCACGAAAACTTATATTAACAGGTACCGAAACATTGATATAAATAAGCCGGGAGAGGGAGTCGCCGGCTTTGGAGAACATCGTGAACAAGGACAGCCATGCCGGGAAGGGGTATGGTCGCCCGGAAGAGGAACCTCCCGATCATCCTGGTCTGTTTGAGGAAGTTCCCGAGACGAACCGTGATGAGGTTCGTTACCACCCCTCCGATGGGGCCTCCAATGAGGCCTATGACGACGAA
Protein-coding sequences here:
- a CDS encoding LL-diaminopimelate aminotransferase is translated as MEEFHKVRRLPPYVFEQVNRLKASARAGGADIIDLGMGNPDLPTPQSIVDKLCEVVQDPRTHRYSSSKGIPGLRRAQAAYYARRFGVKLNPDTQVVATLGSKEGFANMAQAITAPGDVILCPNPTYPIHAFGFLMAGGVIRSMSVEPDASFFEPLERAVRHSIPKPLALILNYPSNPTAFVATLDFYKDVIAFAKKHDIIVLSDLAYSEIYFNGAPPPSVLEVPGAMDVTVEFTSMSKTFSMPGWRMGFAVGNERLIAALTRVKSYLDYGAFTPIQVAATHALNGDGSDIAEVRNVYKRRRDVMVESFGKAGFEVPPPAATMFAWAKIPEKFRHLGSLEFSKLLVEKADVAVAPGIGFGEMGDDYVRLALVENEHRIRQAARNIKKFMSTADETMHNVISLNAHR
- a CDS encoding homoserine dehydrogenase — its product is MADALKIGIAGLGTVGASLVRIIQQKSNELAVTCGRPITITAVSARDKARDRGIDLSTVTWFDRPEELAEKGDIDVFVELMGGAEGAANVSVRTALQRGLHVVTANKALLAYHGVELATIAEEKGSLLNFEAAVAGGIPVIKALRESLTGNSVSRIYGIMNGTCNYILTKMEKEGLSFAECLKEAQQLGYAEADPAFDIEGNDTAHKLSILTTLAFGNQIAADDIYLEGITNISIEDIHAAAELGYRIKLLGVAQRTDTGIEQRVHPTMVPVDSVIAQVDGVTNAVAIESDVLGELLMVGPGAGGNATASSVLGDIADIAKSQPGAQRVPVLGHPAATLEPYRKAQMQSHEGGYFIRLTVLDRTGVFASVATRMAENNISLESIVQRSKQHLAPSHHQTIILVTHATMEESVRKAVASIKSEGYLFGEPQVIRIERPKEEG